The genomic region tatttttatatttgcataATGTTGTATCTTTaattaagaataaaaaatagtatagggaacaaattaaaaaaaaactctATATACATgatacacacatatatagtGATGTATTATGTATAGCTAGCGATTTggctttttaattttttaatttaatttttttttttacaattttaaactatgtaaaaatataaaacttgTTATTTCAAAGATTTCAAAGATTtcaaaaattcaaaaagcACAACATGGATATTCAATCGAATATTGTAAACTCCATGATATTGTCATTAAAAACTTGCAAagataaaaacaaatgtaattttttcgccatttcatttgtttaatttgttatatattcctcttgcttatatttatacacacttttaattattatatataaaaaaacatttatttttttattcaatttCGTTCGTAGATATATTGCTACTAAATGAATTCCTCTCACTTTTTCCATTACATGCTGAAAAAAGTTTAAAACTATGCttaaaatcaaaaataaaaaagtatacactaataaaagaaaaacacCAAAATAGAGAATATTATCCACACCAACATTTCGCAAAACTAAATAGGGAAAGATATTCTAAAAAAACAGACTCATGTTTTAGTGATGGAGCTTATAATATTACTAGAAAAAAGgcaaaagaaaatttaagcaaaatcaaaaagaaaaagacaaaaataaattttttcatagtTTCGGGAGATAaccaaaaatatatagtattAAAAAACTCTTGttcatgtttttattttaaagaaaaagtaTTATGTGATAGTCGTGACGTATTATGCAAGCATATTTTATCTGTTATCTTAGCAGaatgttttaataattacacacagttttttttagattcttctatattttttgaatattacTTTAAAATGATGAACACTGAAACATATGACAAAATAGGTAATAAAGAAATGTGAACTTGTATttgcataaaaaatgtagaaaataTTAGAAAGTTGTAGAATTTAGCCTAAAGGAAGATTTAAATCCgtcattttgtttatctgattgttttatttatacaccTTTTTTGTGTTgaaactttttaaattagcGATAAAACGCAAAGCAATTACTAGCATGCGCTATatcaaatttaattaaattttaaatataaatagtttattaaaaaaaaaggaaatgaaaaacatatacgcacgtacatatatatatgagcATACGCATGTATGATATgcaaattatgaaaaaaaggaatacaCATTTAGTTTGAAATAATGAGAAAAGTactaattattttttgagtaattacacatatatatatgtatgtggactttattaaatcattttcttataaatgaatatttaggtttcgtataaaaaaaaagcaataaataaaccttgttatttattaaaaatatattatcatattaatctaaaaaaaaatataaatacccatagaaacaaataatatgggatctataaatgaa from Plasmodium vinckei vinckei genome assembly, chromosome: PVVCY_04 harbors:
- a CDS encoding zinc finger protein, putative; this translates as MDIQSNIVNSMILSLKTCKDKNKYILLLNEFLSLFPLHAEKSLKLCLKSKIKKYTLIKEKHQNREYYPHQHFAKLNRERYSKKTDSCFSDGAYNITRKKAKENLSKIKKKKTKINFFIVSGDNQKYIVLKNSCSCFYFKEKVLCDSRDVLCKHILSVILAECFNNYTQFFLDSSIFFEYYFKMMNTETYDKIGNKEM